Within Gambusia affinis linkage group LG01, SWU_Gaff_1.0, whole genome shotgun sequence, the genomic segment TACAcacaattactttttcacataagtACAGGTTGGTGTGTAAGAATAAATTATTAGTTAAAAACTACTAGTTTTTATTAGGATTGATAAAGCGTCTTGTGTTGACGTGTTGGTATAAGGGGCCCAACTTAAaatctgcttagggccccaaaaaGGCTTGGGCCAGCTGTGCATTAACTTTGATCAAAGTTCACTGGTCCCAGTCACCTCTTAGACCTGACAACCGTTTATTTCTGGTGGTTCAACATAGAAACAACAGAGCAGTAACAACAGGGCCGCATGCATCACTGCTTCTGTTTGAGACCTCAATAATTATAATCTTCTCCAAATGAGGAAGTAATCGGgtggaagaaaacagattaGCGCCCGGTTGGAGAGATGAGGAAAGAGGGGAGAGGTGGAATGCAAAGGGGagaaaggaaaaactgtttctcCCTCCTCCAAAAGCCTCAGTCTCTCATGTTTTACTGCGTTTTAGTTACTTGGAAAGTGGGAACTCAGAGCTGGGTAACAGCGTTCTCTTTAAGAAggcagaaactcaaaatgccaACGTCCATAAACATTATTTAACCTTTATGTTCTATAAGCAAACTCCACTTTTAATTAGCTCAATTTAAGAGACGCTATtacttgaataataaaaaagtttcaaCCAAATCTTACTAGTGTTCATCCTAGGAGCAgccattttgaaacattaaGTCAGTCTTATACTGCCTTCCAGTCGTAGTTGGAACTGGGAAATTCTGAATTGTCAGAAAATTCAACTGGAACGCCCTCCGAAGTCAGATTTCCCACTGGGAACAACTCCCACTATGCCCAGCTACAACCTGTACCGCAGGTTTTCCTTTTCAATATGGCCTCACTTGCAATAAACTGTAGGaagaaattcagaatttttttaacaataattaaGAGTACTGTTACCGGAGAGTATACTACTCCCtttgtaaattgaaaaaaaaatttccaccaataaactaagacatttttagattaatctaaaaaaaatttctagaaaacataaacattttcaaattaatctcagaaattttcttgacaaaatgtaaattttctgaatttgaaaagttgaaaatttgatagaaaaaaatctgaaattttgagattaatctagaaaaaacagatttttttgagtattttattgtaaattttaaattttttgaaaatatatttttagaaaatttctgcaatgtctctaaaatgttttgagttttttctcacaaattttcaacttttggagtttaaacatttttctgtttttgtctacAAATTTCTAAGGTTTTTGGCAaaaatttactatttatttttattttctattcacAATAGGCCCAATATGCCATCATGCTGTTAAATCAGGCTTGGCATTCGACAGGCTCAATTGGAAAGTTCATgtgattgaattaaattaatttttttttgtaaagtgcttgAGACAACATTTGCCCTGACTTGGCGCTACTGGAGTGAAGAATTACAAGTCGTAACTGCAGTTACAGTTGACTGACTTTGCAGGGCgatccagttgatttttttgcaACAGGAAATTAGAAATTTCCCAGCTCAGGGTACAACTGGAACGCAGCATCAGTCGGCAGGTGATGCAAGTGGACACGTACTCATGTCGGTTCATTGTGCATGTATGAAAGCTCTttgatctgctgctgctctgcattaATGGGGGATCAAAGTGGCACCAACAGCAGCGTGCGCTTAATCTAAACAATCAGCTGGAAATTATATCAGTTGTCCTTTCATGGACGCTCTGCCCACTTCCACAGCccctcttttctcctcctggTGAATGCAGAAGGGGGCAGAGCAGAGGAAAGAGAGGGATGCTGAAGAGGGAGGGGATGAAAACAGGAGCCGGGGCTAGCGTGAGCAGCAGAGGTCACCAGGGATGGAAAGCACGCACACATGCAGCAGGCGCAGCATGGATGCAGCgtttttgtgcagcagcagcagcagcagcagcagatcaggTTGTCCTGACTCCTGAAGACGCTTCACAGGACGCTGAGGAAGAGCTCAGTAAGTCTGAACCTTCTCAACTAAATCTGGGACTCTGTTAagcttcactgcaaaaacacaattttaccaagtatttttggtctggtgtcttgtgtaaatatcttgctgcacttgaaataagacaaaactaacgtTTCAGCAAtatatagcagcttgttttgagtcaataatttcttaattacTGATGAACAATTCTAAATGCACttataaatttagaaaatgtcttgttataagtgaaattatctgccagtagaactagtactttttcatcaatattgaggaattattgactgaaaacaaactccacatcttgctgaaaagttactaagatatttacaccagaaactagaccaaaaagaCTTGATAAGATTGTGTAAGACTTGTGTAAGTGTGATTCATTAACGCCACTCggattaattaaagtaaaactgaagcagaaaaagatgcaaattgatcaactttttcttttcctcttgaCTTTTAAACAGAAGAATTGCAGAACAGCAGGTGTCCAGACTTCTGACTGATGTCAACAAATCACTTTAATGCCTCACATCCATTCTGCTCAGCTGCAGAGGGAAGAGAATGTCCTGAATTATCTGTGTCCAAAGCAAAGATGGTTTCAGTTTCATAGTTTGATTTGGAAATGCGTTAATGGTGcttcacagcagcagcttttctgTCACACTATATTCGGCTCAGCAGGGAAACCAAAACACGCTCGACGACTCGAGTTTCTCTGCAAGCCAGGAATGAAAAACCTCCACAGATCCCGATCAGAATTCCTGCAGATACCTTTTTCCGACATAAATCTGTTCAAATTTGACCTTCCAAGAGTTGCAGCTGAGGGATGTTGAGCTTACTTTGCAAGAGCTGGTTAGTTTTTGAGTTCATATGCAGGTCTGTAGAGAATAAAAACGTgttctgtttaaaatgtctgattattatgtttttaaaagaaaaaagtcggATCTGATTTCTCTTTCGAgggttttaaaggaaaatctcattAATGGCTCATTAAAGGTGTTtccatctgtttttattcttaaattaaaaaaacattaccaAACTCAAACTAGTTAGTCCTAATACGTATGAAATGCATTAATATTGTGTCCATGTTTTCATATTAACATTGTTGTGAAGAGGCTTGACTGAAGATGTTTGAGTTGTTTCATCTTCTATTATCTGAACTTGCAAACAGACAGACACTCTGAGTACGAAAAAAcgcacaaattaaaaaaaaatacctgatAACCAAGAATAATCAAAATgctgattgaaaaaaataaaaatggcattattttctattgggttttttttctttgcagataaATATGGAGAGCAAAGAGTGCcaaattgcaataaataaataacttattaaataattatttaaatgtgtaacTATTTTTCTAtagctggaaaaaaacacagaaacattttatcaacTACAGAATGAATCATAtgtgcctgattttattttaaaaactagatataattatttcatgatttaattaatcatttaatgtttctgttctgaAGGACATcatgaattaatttaaactgaCAACTTCTCCCGTCAAACTCCGTTAGGTCaggattttaaatgaaatgttgagcttttttaaatttctaaagtGAGATTATTcagcttgaaaaacaaaaaaactataaatataatagagagaatttaaaatggctaaGAATAAACTCACATTGGGTTAAAAGCCATGGAGAAAAAGACCAAATTTCTACAAaactagaaaatatttacaataaatgttttaaaaactgctttaagaTGAAGCTTTAACCTAAAGTTAGATTACCTTTCACCATCTCTGCATTATTGCGTGTTAATTATCCCAATCAGTGGCTCCCATTTGTCATCTGTTGTCAGCCATTCATGCCAGAGAAAATAACAAGGCCTTTTGTGACAGGAGGCGACCTTTGACCTGGTGTGGTTATTAAACAGGCTGCAGAACAGTTGGTGGTCAGTCACCATGCACCGGTCATTTGCTGCCCAGCAGCTCcgatgtttttgtgtttgtcctgAGCAAAATCTTGTTGGATGTAAACTTGGCACCTCGTTTGCTGTGCGGCTCTAAATgtctgagaaacaaaaacacagaaagacgGTCAGGCTGCTGGGAGCTCATTCATGCAACAAGGAGACAGGAAGTAAACAAGTTTCATGTGCAAAGAAGAGTCACTTCTTTGGTTGACAGTGCTGGAGTATTAGAGCCACACTAATAAATggaatgttgtatttttgttctcCATCACCtttgaaaattaataaaatgaattcatgTGTTTCAACTGGatctacatttctgtttttatttacctctCTCAGCCCGGCAGCCATTATGCCGGTCTCCATGGTAACTGAGTCCCACCGGTTAACACACTGGTCTGAGGTTTCCGAGGCCCCGCCGGCTGCCAACCTCACTGAGCTGGAGCGGGACCCCCTGCTGGCCGTGGCTGAGGTGGTGGTTCTGGCTATCATCCTGTTGCTGGCGCTGGTCGGGAACGggctggttctggtggttctgctgCGGCGGAGGCAGAACCACAGCCCGCTGCACCAGTTCATGCTGAACCTGTGTGTGGCTGACCTGGTGGTGGCGCTGTTCCAGGTAAAAGCGTGCTGACTTTTAATGGGTACAGAACATTTCAGactatatattaaaaaataaagtatctatatatatacacagtacagaccaaacgtttggacacaccttctaattgaactcaccttctaattgaactcaattagaaggtgtgtccaaacctttggtctgtactgtatatatttgGGGTTTATTATGGATGAAGatctttagtcatttttaaaagttaaaaagagtATGTGTACCACTCAAAACCTGCTTATATCCACATCAATATGCAGAAATCACAGTGAACAGAAAATTTTTAAGAATTGAGGCAACAAATTCTGCCTTTATTAtactgatatttaaaatatatcaatagacaaaataacaaaagacaagatatttttttctctcaacatATTTGGGTTTGGTATGAGCGTACAGATCAAGCTAATATATCGCCACTGATCCTTTTCCCTCCGGTTTTCGTCCACCAGGTGTTGCCTCAGCTGGTGTGGGACGCCAGGGGGCGCTTTCCGGGCCCAGACTTCCTGTGCCGCCTGGTGAAATACCTCCAGGTTCTGGGGATGTTCGCCTCTTCCTACATGATTGTGGCCATGACCGTAGATCGCCACTATGCGatctgctgccccctgcaggcgCACCGCAGTGGTGCAACAAAGCGCTGGAACACGCTCATATTGCTGGCCTGGAGTTTCTCCCTGCTGCTCAGCTTTCCACAGGTAGCAAGCAGGATGAGACATaaagcagttaaaaaaatattaggatttttattaCTAATTAAAAGTGATCtattatgtttcttttcactttgagattattaaagtattttgaaacTGAACAGACCTAATTATCTTAATTACaatttttgtgcaaaatctttcttagataatgagattctagtctggtcagttctggcTATCaagagctcctttcagaatgagctctTTCATACTACGTGTATTAGAAAAAcctggaaatttctgagttagaaaaatccaaaaatttgcaagagaaaataataatttttttgattaatctcaaaaattttgtagaaaaaatgtggaaatttctgattttcaaatactttctgcttttggaactcagaaattttcttgttttctctagAAAATCTCTGAGGTTAATTTCAAACGGctatacagcggtaaaaccagctgacgaaacatgctggaactctgcttgggttgctaggtaacaggacTGAGATTCTTTTGGTTGCTCGGTAACGGCGCAGAATCAGTTGATTCTGACTTAACAGTTGGGAGGATTTTGAAacaagacaccaaaaaacattaacttcttGCCCAAAAGCGTcagagtgtttttaaaatgttcaaaatgtgaattttgcataataaacCCGCATTAACGTCCACTCACCTGTTCACCCTGCAGATTTTCATCTTCTCCCGTTCTGAAGTGGCGCCAGGTGTTTATGAATGTTGGGGACACTTTGCCCAATCCTGGGGCCTCAAGGCCTACGTAACATGGATGACCCTGGCCATCTTCATCATCCCCGTCCTCGTCATCACTTTTTGTCAGGTACAGATGAGAtgagaagtttaaaaatgatcGCCGCTGGACTTTTCTTCTGTCGCCTCCATCAGGTGCGCATCTTCAAGGAGATTCATCAGAGTTTGTACAGGAGATCAGAGCGCCGCCTGTCCcccactcctcttcctctgtccaGACAAGACAGccagagcagaggaggaagaggagaaggaggaaggtCTGACCTGCCGGTTTACGTCTCACCTCTCACCTTCTACGACCCTGGGAGTCCCAACACCACTGATGGTGGATCGGCCCTCCAGAtgagtccggtccggtccggcaGCGCGTCTTCACAAACAAACACCTGCCGTGCTGGTGAGACACTTTCAGTTCAGTTATAATTGATTTTTGGTCAGAAGTTTATGAGACAAAGATTGAGAAGAACTCTGTACCAACTATCAGGTATAGTGGTAATGAATGGAATAATTAAgactaattttatttgtttttacttcatctTAAATCAACAGATACAAATTTATAATAATTCTAGTTTATCAAATTTTCAGCCAGAAGTTTGTTGATATACAGTTTTACCCTGTCTGCATTAGAGAAAATCCTCCGTCTTTATTTTATACTTGATCATCAAAAGGGAATATTATTCCAACTTGAAGTTAGACGTGTTGATATTCTGCAGTCTGAccccacagcgccccctgctgttaGCTCCACACCCACCCACAAAGCCCCAGTGGCCAGGGGTGGAGAGGTGACCGCTGCCATGTCAAAAACAGTGAAGATGACCCTGGTCATTGTTCTGGTCTACTCCATCTGCTGGGCCCCGTTTTTCAGCGTGCAGCTGTGGGCCGCCTGGGACCCCAACCCGCCTCAGAGAGGTACGGAAGACCCAAACAACCCAATTCTGTCAAATTAAAGTTGGTTTGGATTTTCTCCAAAGCTATCATTTCCTCcaatcatttaattttgttttgttgagactttgtctaattcagttttaattaccgtaatttccggactatagagcacacctgattataagccgtacccccctacatttttaaaagaaacacattttgtacatacataagccacactggtgtataagccgcatgtgcctacattgaaacatgagatatttacaaagaaagacggtacacaaaaggtgtttttaaagttttaataatatgccgtagcttttctttctgaacagcagcaatatagcaaaacaacactaacaggacTGGTTTAAATATtatacggttaaaagtcacggagagccgtcatcctcttcttcctgtgcactgaaaccatggaagtcttcagtttacgtgcagcagctctgtttccttctttatcggccagctcgattgcttttaacttgaaagctgcatcatatgcaattcttcttgcattctccatgatgagggtctgttcaagctaattttattcatgcacaaagcacgatgttacattagtcttcctctacagatatattccagctgtctcacgcttaccttttctgctccagcgaaAGCCTGAGAtaaaagtcgcggcttatagtccggaaattacggtagtATTTTTGTGTTGGCTAGCTTTTATtggttaaatgttttgtttagtttagttttattagttatagtaatagtttttcatactttggCTAATTTTAGGTGCAAAACTCAAAACGGTCAAAGTATTGTATTGTGATAACACATGTATCAATTGGGTAATGCAGTGATGTCCAAATTTAAACTACTGGTGGgccacaaaaattatttaatcaaaaatacaaacatgagttgtttttttattttattttcttgctctacaaaaaaacattaaatgaaatcatcaaaTCATTAGAGTTCAAAGGGCTTGGGACTGTTGacatattaaaagaaaaaggtatttcaccaaatgttttgggtcatcaatagtttttatttttgttaaccAAATTTTTACTATTCTAAACTTGTGGTTAGGAAGccgaacaaaataattttagggGCTACAAAGGGGCCCCTGGCCACACTTTAGGAACCTGTAGTGTATTGAATATTCAACAGAAgataccatttttaaaaaacgtattcaattattgttgaacaacaaCTAACTCGTTTTCGCCCAATTTTTACTATCGCCATTTTGCGGACCAGCGTAAGGGCCACCAAGAGTACCGTAATTTGTCTACAGCTGACGTAAACTGCTTGTGTTCCggctaaaagaaaaatctatttctgatCTGTAGGAAACGCTAATAGATTTATAAACACACCATATAGTTCCAGTTATATGgattgctgtcttttttttatttcatttaagaaaatgttttctcattttccgTTTACTATACTATCCTTGACTGTACCGAGAGTGTTCTATATTTACAGACACAGCGTTCacgctgctgatgctgctggcCAGCCTGAACTCCTGCACCAATCCCTGGATCTACTCCGCCTTTTCCAGCAGCGTCTCTCCGGAACTGcggctgctgctgttctgcCGGAAGGATCCGCATCGACGAGGCTCTTTCCCCAACGACTCCACGGCCACTCACACCTCCAACTCCTGACGGTCCAACACACCTCAGTCAGCGGCCGAGTTAATCACCTCTCACAGAATTAAATCAGTCTTCTGTGTGAGAACCGTTGACGTCCCCAACGGCGCCCCGCATGCGCACATGAAGACCGTTGTCACGTGATCAACTGCTAGACGTTACTACTGGCGAAAACGAtgaagataacaggaagtggtaggttTACTCAGTTGCTGCCGTGATTATTGGCTGAACAAgctaatggaaacacagaaatcgtttttttcaacattagcagaatagcAAAATAGACTTGcatacatttgtaatggaaacgtaGCTACTGACAGAGACTTCTTTCATAAGTTCATAGTCTTTAGGCCTTGTTTACATCTGGTAAATCACATTTGCCAGATGCAGTAGATATAATTTATCGCATCTGGTTCCTTCTGGTACAGAATTATCCCCGTCTCATATCAGTAAGATAAGTCAGATAAGCGACATGACCAGATAAcagatgctttgaaaacaatgtgACAGTATCTGAATCAGTTAagatgtggggtttttttgtggatGAAAAGATTGGAATTGGGCCGTTCAGAACGAGGCGTTTTCATAAAGGGGAGAAAAAGCAGATTTTGGTTGCCTTTCCCTGCTATGTGAATTtatcaaagttgtttttgtgacatGTTACAAGGTGTGGAATGTTGAAAATCCACCTAGAGAAAAGTCAAAGCTGTTGGAAAGATGAAACCTagtt encodes:
- the LOC122835353 gene encoding vasopressin V2 receptor-like — its product is MPVSMVTESHRLTHWSEVSEAPPAANLTELERDPLLAVAEVVVLAIILLLALVGNGLVLVVLLRRRQNHSPLHQFMLNLCVADLVVALFQVLPQLVWDARGRFPGPDFLCRLVKYLQVLGMFASSYMIVAMTVDRHYAICCPLQAHRSGATKRWNTLILLAWSFSLLLSFPQIFIFSRSEVAPGVYECWGHFAQSWGLKAYVTWMTLAIFIIPVLVITFCQVRIFKEIHQSLYRRSERRLSPTPLPLSRQDSQSRGGRGEGGRSDLPVYVSPLTFYDPGSPNTTDGGSALQMSPVRSGSASSQTNTCRAAPPAVSSTPTHKAPVARGGEVTAAMSKTVKMTLVIVLVYSICWAPFFSVQLWAAWDPNPPQRDTAFTLLMLLASLNSCTNPWIYSAFSSSVSPELRLLLFCRKDPHRRGSFPNDSTATHTSNS